In Salisediminibacterium beveridgei, one DNA window encodes the following:
- the proB gene encoding glutamate 5-kinase — translation MAKVFSNPSTRNEWFDKGDGLTMTHKSKLVIKIGTSSLASTTGALSEEKLNHIVEVVSASMQAGHQVVLVSSGAIAAGYERMGYPVRPVTTKAKQAAASVGQAILMNAYQEAFMKKGIVSAQLLLTRQEMLQETSYQHLQNTMNELLSRKVLPIINENDSTSIDELTFGDNDHLASLVTGFVHADFCLLFTDVDGIYDRNPKIDPHAKRIQTLTTGELGTDPDLDLRGGSKQGTGGMEAKIHAAVEAATMGATVFIGKLEIDMPNLIQMTINGDGPGTYIVSDQPVPLKTKKQWIAFHATVSGELIIDRGAAEALLTEGKSLLAVGVKQVTGRFTKYATVIVRSPDGAIIGKGRTRCDANMLTDFLHTPPTPSPLVIHRDDWVAMNESYRERMSAHDYTTPI, via the coding sequence ATGGCGAAGGTTTTTAGTAATCCCTCCACAAGAAATGAATGGTTTGATAAAGGAGATGGCCTGACCATGACACATAAATCAAAACTTGTCATAAAAATAGGAACCAGTTCGCTTGCCTCCACGACTGGCGCTCTCTCGGAGGAAAAACTGAACCATATCGTTGAAGTTGTCAGTGCGTCGATGCAAGCAGGACATCAGGTTGTACTTGTGTCTTCTGGTGCAATAGCTGCGGGATATGAACGAATGGGCTACCCTGTTCGCCCAGTAACAACGAAAGCGAAACAGGCTGCTGCATCCGTAGGACAGGCAATATTAATGAACGCTTACCAGGAAGCGTTCATGAAAAAAGGGATCGTTTCCGCTCAACTTCTTTTAACCCGTCAGGAAATGCTTCAGGAGACAAGTTATCAACATTTACAAAATACAATGAATGAACTTCTCAGCAGAAAAGTGTTGCCAATTATTAATGAAAATGACTCGACCTCCATCGATGAATTAACTTTTGGAGATAATGATCATCTTGCTTCTTTAGTAACAGGGTTTGTTCATGCTGATTTTTGTCTGCTTTTTACGGATGTGGACGGGATATATGACCGAAACCCCAAAATCGATCCGCATGCCAAACGAATACAAACTTTGACAACTGGAGAACTCGGTACTGACCCTGATCTCGATTTGCGTGGTGGATCGAAACAAGGCACCGGGGGTATGGAGGCGAAAATTCACGCAGCTGTAGAAGCAGCTACTATGGGTGCGACTGTTTTTATAGGAAAATTAGAGATTGATATGCCGAATCTGATTCAAATGACCATTAATGGCGACGGCCCTGGAACTTATATTGTTTCAGATCAACCCGTTCCATTGAAAACAAAAAAACAGTGGATTGCATTTCATGCCACTGTGAGTGGTGAATTAATAATTGATAGAGGCGCAGCTGAAGCGTTATTAACAGAAGGAAAAAGTTTGCTCGCTGTAGGTGTGAAACAGGTCACCGGCAGATTCACAAAATATGCAACCGTAATCGTTCGTTCACCAGATGGTGCCATCATTGGAAAAGGCCGAACCCGTTGTGACGCAAACATGCTGACTGATTTTCTGCACACTCCCCCAACTCCCTCTCCCCTGGTGATTCACCGGGACGATTGGGTTGCCATGAATGAATCTTATCGCGAAAGGATGTCCGCACATGACTACACAACACCGATCTGA
- a CDS encoding PFL family protein, whose protein sequence is MSIAMNEIQETIRMVQMESLDIRTVTMGISLRDCIDADSQAMNQKVYNKITSYAKELRTTAEQVSKEYGVPIINKRISITPAAELLGQATVEEAVQLAKTLDQAAADLGVDFLGGYSALVHKGVTKGDQVLLDSLARALSETSRVCGSVSVATTATGINMDAVKKMGEVIKEASELTAEANGIACAKLVVFCNPVEDNPFMAGAFHGAGEGEAVINVGVSGPGVVLNALKRHPEADLGEVSEIIKRTVFKITRAGELLGRVVAERLDLPFGIMDLSLAPTNALNDSVAEILEEIGLESVGTHGTIAALALMNDAVKKGGAMASSYVGGLSGAFIPVSEDNGMIRGLEDGSLSLDKLEAMTCVCSVGLDMIALTGNVSPETLSGLIADEMAIGMINKKTTAVRVIPVPGKVEGDMVEFGGLLGRAPVIGVNPFGSERLIQRGGRIPAPLQSLIN, encoded by the coding sequence AATCAAAAAGTCTATAACAAAATCACGTCGTATGCGAAAGAATTACGGACAACAGCGGAACAGGTGTCCAAAGAATATGGAGTTCCCATCATCAATAAAAGAATATCCATCACTCCAGCGGCAGAACTGCTCGGTCAGGCAACTGTCGAAGAAGCAGTTCAACTGGCAAAAACACTTGATCAGGCAGCTGCAGATCTTGGTGTTGATTTTCTTGGCGGCTATTCAGCTCTGGTGCATAAAGGCGTCACTAAAGGTGATCAGGTCCTGTTGGACAGTTTGGCAAGGGCACTGAGTGAAACCAGTCGAGTATGCGGGTCAGTATCAGTAGCCACAACGGCAACAGGAATTAATATGGACGCAGTCAAGAAAATGGGTGAAGTTATAAAAGAAGCATCTGAATTAACGGCGGAAGCCAATGGGATTGCATGTGCCAAACTGGTGGTCTTCTGCAATCCGGTTGAGGACAATCCATTTATGGCCGGAGCTTTTCATGGTGCCGGAGAAGGCGAAGCGGTTATCAATGTCGGGGTCAGCGGCCCGGGGGTCGTATTGAACGCATTGAAACGTCATCCAGAGGCCGATCTCGGTGAAGTTTCCGAGATTATTAAACGGACAGTGTTTAAAATCACCCGTGCCGGTGAACTTCTCGGAAGAGTTGTCGCCGAGCGGCTTGATTTACCATTTGGCATTATGGATCTCTCCCTCGCCCCTACCAATGCATTAAATGACAGTGTAGCAGAAATACTGGAAGAAATCGGACTTGAATCCGTGGGAACTCATGGCACGATTGCTGCCTTGGCTCTGATGAATGATGCTGTTAAAAAGGGCGGTGCAATGGCAAGCTCATATGTCGGCGGCTTAAGTGGTGCTTTTATCCCTGTCAGTGAAGATAACGGTATGATTCGGGGATTGGAAGATGGTTCATTGTCTTTGGATAAACTCGAAGCGATGACGTGCGTCTGTTCAGTTGGTCTTGATATGATTGCACTTACCGGGAACGTTTCCCCTGAAACACTTTCAGGTTTAATCGCAGATGAGATGGCTATCGGCATGATTAATAAAAAAACAACTGCGGTCCGAGTGATACCAGTACCTGGAAAAGTTGAAGGGGATATGGTTGAGTTCGGAGGGCTACTGGGTCGTGCACCGGTCATCGGTGTGAACCCGTTTGGATCTGAGAGATTGATCCAGCGAGGTGGCAGAATTCCAGCGCCGTTACAGTCACTTATCAATTGA
- the typA gene encoding translational GTPase TypA, producing MSVKNNIRNIAIIAHVDHGKTTLVDELLKQSGTFKAHEQVAERAMDSNDIEKERGITILAKNTAVDYEGTRINILDTPGHADFGGEVERILKMVDGVLLVVDAFEGCMPQTRFVLKKAMEQKLRPVVVVNKIDRPAARPQEVVDEVVDLLIDLGADEDQLDFPVVYASALNGTSSNEPDLDKQAPTMIPVFTSIIDHVPAPVANDDEPLQFQVTMLDYNEYLGRIGVGRVFRGKVRRGDSVAIIKRDGSHRNIRISKMFGFLGLKRLEIEEASAGELIAIAGVDDIMVGETICPQDHLDQMTPVRIDEPTLQMTFVVNNSPFAGREGTHVTSRKIEERLLKQVETDVSLRVENTESPDIWTVSGRGELHLSILIENLRREGFELQVSKPEVIIREVDGVSCEPYEMAQVDVPEEYTGTVMESLGERKGELLTMVNKGDGQVRMDFLIPSRGLIGYTTEFMAQTKGYGIMNHSFDRYAAVAEGYTGGRRQGALVSMETGKVTQYAMIQVEDRGVLFVEPTTDIYEGMIVGEHNRDNDLTINLTKAKQQTNIRSATKEHTVTMKRPKILSLEEALEFLNEDEYCEITPQSIRLRKKVLNKSMREKEEKRKKLALKQSE from the coding sequence ATGAGCGTAAAAAACAACATTCGCAATATTGCAATTATTGCACACGTTGACCATGGGAAAACCACACTGGTTGATGAATTATTGAAGCAGTCCGGTACATTCAAAGCCCACGAACAGGTAGCTGAACGGGCAATGGATTCCAATGATATCGAAAAAGAACGAGGTATCACCATACTGGCCAAAAATACGGCTGTGGATTACGAAGGAACTCGGATTAACATTCTCGACACACCGGGTCACGCTGACTTCGGCGGAGAAGTTGAACGGATTTTGAAAATGGTTGACGGCGTATTACTTGTTGTCGATGCTTTCGAAGGCTGTATGCCTCAAACGCGTTTTGTGCTGAAAAAAGCGATGGAACAAAAATTGAGACCGGTCGTTGTCGTTAATAAAATTGATCGTCCTGCCGCACGTCCTCAAGAAGTTGTTGACGAAGTGGTTGATCTGTTGATTGACCTTGGTGCGGACGAAGATCAGTTGGACTTCCCGGTTGTCTATGCTTCTGCATTAAACGGGACATCAAGTAATGAACCTGATCTTGACAAACAAGCACCAACCATGATTCCTGTTTTCACCTCCATTATCGATCATGTTCCAGCTCCAGTTGCCAACGATGATGAACCATTGCAATTCCAGGTAACCATGCTTGACTACAATGAATACCTCGGCAGAATCGGGGTTGGAAGGGTCTTCAGGGGAAAAGTTAGACGAGGTGACTCAGTGGCTATCATAAAGCGTGACGGCAGCCACAGGAATATCCGTATTTCTAAAATGTTTGGCTTTCTGGGTCTCAAGCGTCTTGAAATTGAAGAAGCGTCTGCAGGAGAGTTGATTGCCATTGCCGGGGTTGATGATATCATGGTCGGTGAAACGATTTGTCCACAGGATCACCTGGATCAAATGACACCGGTTCGAATCGACGAACCGACGCTTCAAATGACCTTCGTTGTGAATAACAGTCCTTTTGCAGGGCGTGAAGGTACCCATGTAACAAGTCGTAAAATCGAAGAGCGACTTCTCAAACAAGTCGAAACGGACGTCAGTCTGCGGGTTGAGAATACAGAGTCCCCTGATATCTGGACTGTTTCCGGTCGTGGAGAGCTTCATCTTTCTATCCTGATCGAAAATTTACGTCGGGAAGGATTCGAATTACAAGTATCCAAACCTGAAGTTATTATTCGTGAAGTCGATGGAGTATCATGCGAGCCCTACGAAATGGCTCAAGTTGACGTCCCTGAAGAATATACAGGAACTGTTATGGAATCTCTTGGTGAACGAAAAGGAGAACTCCTCACCATGGTTAATAAAGGGGATGGTCAGGTCCGTATGGACTTTTTGATTCCATCGAGAGGTCTCATTGGCTATACAACAGAATTTATGGCTCAAACAAAAGGTTACGGCATTATGAATCACAGCTTTGATCGTTATGCTGCAGTTGCTGAGGGCTATACAGGCGGAAGACGTCAAGGAGCACTTGTCTCCATGGAAACCGGCAAGGTAACCCAATATGCGATGATTCAGGTGGAAGATCGTGGTGTTTTGTTTGTCGAACCGACGACAGATATTTATGAAGGTATGATCGTAGGAGAACACAACAGGGATAATGATTTAACAATCAATCTGACCAAAGCAAAGCAGCAGACAAACATCCGTTCAGCAACAAAAGAGCACACAGTCACAATGAAACGTCCGAAGATCCTCTCTCTAGAAGAAGCTTTAGAGTTTTTAAATGAGGATGAATACTGTGAAATCACTCCACAATCCATTCGTTTACGTAAAAAGGTATTAAATAAATCCATGCGTGAAAAAGAAGAAAAAAGAAAAAAACTCGCATTAAAACAATCTGAATAA
- a CDS encoding glutamate-5-semialdehyde dehydrogenase: protein MTTQHRSETFQKAEIAKIASKFVATASVEKRHQALTMIKQQIQVYFDKILEANNQDAAVSREKGVTDAYLDRLTLTPERLNSLITMIEDLVQLPDPLYLIKEQSQRPNGLIIKHVTVPLGVLGIIYEARPNVTVDTAALALKTGNVILLRGSSSTIHTNRALVSAMQEGLHNAGFPKEAVQLIEDEDRTALDDLCHARGLIDVLIPRGSEKLIRKVTDQAVVPVIETGAGNCHVFIDSSADPDMAINIAVDAKTQRPSVCNACETILVSADWFEEHGMNLITALQAKDVVIHGDPAVKKCSNKVLTATEEDWKSEFLSLDVAMKVVTDINEAIDHIEHYSTNHSESIVSNDSDHVKRFFSMVDAAALYHNASTRFTDGFEFGYGAEVGISTQKLHVRGPMGLPALTTTKALIQGSGQTKA from the coding sequence ATGACTACACAACACCGATCTGAAACTTTTCAAAAAGCTGAAATTGCCAAAATTGCTTCAAAATTTGTCGCAACTGCTTCTGTAGAAAAAAGGCATCAGGCACTGACAATGATAAAGCAGCAAATCCAGGTTTATTTCGACAAAATTCTTGAAGCAAACAATCAGGATGCTGCTGTAAGCAGGGAAAAAGGTGTGACAGACGCTTATCTTGACCGGTTAACGTTAACCCCGGAACGTTTAAATAGTCTGATCACAATGATTGAAGACCTGGTGCAATTGCCGGACCCTCTCTATTTAATTAAGGAACAATCCCAGCGTCCAAATGGATTGATAATTAAGCATGTGACAGTGCCACTTGGCGTTCTTGGAATCATTTATGAAGCAAGGCCGAATGTCACAGTCGATACTGCCGCTTTAGCTTTGAAGACCGGCAATGTGATTCTGCTCAGGGGAAGTTCTTCTACCATTCACACGAATCGTGCTTTAGTTTCCGCGATGCAAGAAGGCCTTCACAATGCTGGTTTCCCGAAAGAAGCGGTACAATTGATTGAAGATGAAGACCGAACTGCCTTGGACGATTTATGTCATGCACGAGGACTGATAGATGTGCTGATTCCAAGAGGCAGTGAAAAGCTTATTCGTAAAGTGACCGATCAGGCCGTTGTGCCAGTGATTGAAACCGGTGCCGGTAACTGTCACGTCTTCATTGACAGCAGTGCAGATCCTGATATGGCAATTAATATTGCCGTTGATGCCAAAACGCAGCGCCCATCAGTCTGTAATGCTTGTGAAACTATTTTGGTATCTGCTGATTGGTTTGAAGAGCATGGAATGAATCTGATCACAGCATTACAGGCAAAAGATGTTGTTATTCACGGGGACCCTGCTGTTAAAAAATGCTCAAACAAGGTCCTGACTGCAACGGAAGAAGATTGGAAGTCAGAGTTTCTTTCACTGGATGTTGCTATGAAGGTTGTTACCGATATCAATGAAGCAATTGATCATATAGAACACTATTCAACCAATCACTCAGAAAGTATTGTCAGTAACGATTCTGATCATGTGAAACGCTTTTTCTCAATGGTTGATGCTGCAGCTCTCTATCATAACGCTTCTACACGTTTCACGGACGGATTTGAATTCGGTTATGGTGCTGAAGTCGGCATTAGTACTCAAAAGTTGCATGTGCGAGGACCAATGGGCTTACCTGCATTGACTACGACAAAAGCATTGATTCAAGGCAGCGGACAAACCAAAGCTTGA